GGTGGAGCGGGGCCTGCCGGGGGGTCATCTCCCTCCTGCAGCGGGGCTGTTTGCCGTCAGTCGCTGCCCTCTGACTCCTCTGGTCCTGTCCCTCCAGATCTTCGTGCGCGTTTGTATGATCATCGACTACGGAAGGCTGCTGGATGGCAAAACCCTCCTGAGAAGCCTGCGCAAACGTTACGGCGCCGTGCAGTTCAGCTTCGACCCGAAGGAGACGCTGTGCACGGTCAAGGGGCCGTTCACGGAGCTGCAGGCCTTCAGCAAGGAGCTGCTGCGGAGTCAGCAAGCTGGAGAGGCCCCCCCGGAGGGAGTCAGCCACCCAGCCACAGTCACAGGGATGTTGGCTTCCCAGCAGAGGCCCCACTCCCCCTTGCCAGAgcccagggtggagaagcagccGAGTCCGGGCCAGGTGCACGAGGAGGCGTCTGAGCCCCCGTTGCACAGGGACCCTGTGGACGGAGAAGCTGTGGAGCAGCTGGAGGACTTCTCCCTGGTGATGGACGCGGATATCTACCTGTACATGCAGAAGTTCTGCAGCGACAAGTACCAGCgggtgctgcagcagcaccaggtCGACGTGGTGGACGTCAGCAGCGACGGCATCGCCATTCTCTACCTCCAGGCCTCCTCCAAGAACACGGGAAACATCAGCTCCGTGGTGCAAGCCCGCCTGGCGCTGCTGGGCCTCTATCAGCGGCTGGAAGCCAGTCTGCGCAAGGAGAAGATCAGCAAGGGGGAGCTGAGCAGTGACATGAGGTCTCAGAGGGCCTTGCTAGGGGACCTGCAGAAGCTGTGCCCCCTCCTCCTTTGTCACGAAGATGAGCGGCATCTCTATCTCATCGGGAATCTGGTCGATGTCTCCCAGGCCAAACAATACATCCAAGATCGAAGCACCGGGAGAACAGTCACAGCCGGCCTCAGGATGTCCGACACCTCCCTGGCCACCTACACAGGCGCCCTTCATGGAGGGGATGCCAGACTGGGCAAGCCTGAACCCACGGTGGATCCTTCACCCCCAAGACCGAGTCCTGGCAAGTTTGAGTTTAAAGGTGAACACAAGCTAGCCGCCAACTTCAGCTTCCTAAAGCAGGACGCGTCTCTTTCCAGTGCATGGCCCTCGCTGCATCGCAACTCCCTGTTCATGGAGCAGATGCAGCTTTCTGACAGCTGGTTAAAGGAAGCTGGCGCCCCGGGCCAGAGGGATCCAGCACCACCGAGCGGTCAGCACCACCTGCCCGTCTCTGCGGCCATCACTGGGCCAGCGGCAGAGGTTCAGCAGAGGGAGCTGAAGGATTGGGACCGAAGGAAGGGGGCCTCCCTGCTCTTGAGACCCAAGACGCTGTCTCTGTTTGCTGGAGGCAAAGAAAGCAGCACTTTGCAGAGTCTCGGGGGCTGGAAAAGCCCCGGTCCCGTAAAGTCTCAGCCCATGAGCAGCGTGTCTAGTACCTTCAAATCCTTGAGCCTTTTCGATACCACGGGGACCTGTTCAGCACTAGATTCCAAACCGCCCGAGTCTAGCGCCCCGCTGAGACGCTCCAATAGTTTCTCCATTCCAAAGTCTAAGGCAAGCGACATGCCCAGAGAccccagcagggcagccagcgAGGCCTACGGGGTCAGCGAGGAGATCAGCATGGATCCTGTGCAGTGGGCGTATCTGAAAGAGATTCATGGCTCTACTATTGACgggctgtgcagggagggaggcgTCCTGCTCGCAGAGCGCAGCGACAAAGGCGGCACCGTGCTGACGCTTGCAGCTGAGGACAGGACAAAGCTCCTCCAAGCCAGGTGGAAGATGGAGGCTCTGTGCCAGATGGTGTGTCCTGCTCTCGTATGCCAGAGCCTGAGCTACTCCGAACTCGACGTGGAGGGGCCCAACGACGAGGCCTTGAATGAGCTATGCAGCCTCTTGAAAGGATGCTCTGCCCAGGTCAGAGTCAGCAAAGACAGGTACAAACTGCATCTCACGTGCCCCAAGGAAGCACTGCTGAGAGTCAATGAGGCCTTCCAGAGATTCTCTGCCAGGAGGCGAAGTGCTCTGAAGCTTTCTTCCCCATCTCCGGGGCTGGAGGGATCTCCGGCCGAGGAATATCCAAGCCCCACGCAGCAGGTGAAAACCCAGgacccagggctggctgcagaaTATCGCCATAGCCAGGAGGGTCTGCAGCAGCTGGAGGTTAGCAGCACAGCCGGCCTGTCGGACCTTTCGGAGAGCGCCCCTCAGCTGAACGGTGCCGACACCACGAGACTGTATGGGCCCGGGTGGAATGCCACGAAAACCAGCAGCTACCAGCAGGCGGTGGGGCAGGAGGACCCAAGTTACCACAGCGACTCACAGGACGTGAGTGGCAGTGGCCTCCTTGATGCCAGCGTGGCGGGCAGACAGAGCTTCAGCCCAAGGGACCCCCAGGAGCCGCAGAAGGGGGAGAGGTCAGCTGGAGAGCCCGAGACGGCCAGGATAAAGCGGGTCCTGCCCGACAGATTCCAGTTTGCAAGAGACAAGAGCCGAGGAGGCCCCAGTGAGGCAGGGGGAAGCCCGAGGCCCCCCTCAGCAGATGGCGCCCCACAGTCCTTGCCCATCTGGCTCTCTAGCTCTGGGACTGCACTACCCGCTAGGGCTGCAGCAGGACGAGGCCCCAAGCCAGGCCAGGGGGACCCAGTGAGCCAGGAAGGCCACTTGCTCCCAGCAGGAGATGGGGACTCACAGGAGACTGGGATTTCAGAGCTGGAGCTAAGaggtcccagccctgggcaggaAGCCCATGAGCACAAGCTTGGGAAGTGTGATGCGTGCCAGAGCTCCTGCACAACGACCTGCCGCGCCCAGTGTGGCC
This DNA window, taken from Trachemys scripta elegans isolate TJP31775 chromosome 23, CAS_Tse_1.0, whole genome shotgun sequence, encodes the following:
- the LOC117869326 gene encoding uncharacterized protein LOC117869326 — its product is MAGRTVRVGGIPTDIPPERVADKLTIHFLRARNGGGEIADITLVAGSPACALVTFEEAGVARRVLEVENHVLLVGGKTYPLTVTAHAAELSADEIFVRVCMIIDYGRLLDGKTLLRSLRKRYGAVQFSFDPKETLCTVKGPFTELQAFSKELLRSQQAGEAPPEGVSHPATVTGMLASQQRPHSPLPEPRVEKQPSPGQVHEEASEPPLHRDPVDGEAVEQLEDFSLVMDADIYLYMQKFCSDKYQRVLQQHQVDVVDVSSDGIAILYLQASSKNTGNISSVVQARLALLGLYQRLEASLRKEKISKGELSSDMRSQRALLGDLQKLCPLLLCHEDERHLYLIGNLVDVSQAKQYIQDRSTGRTVTAGLRMSDTSLATYTGALHGGDARLGKPEPTVDPSPPRPSPGKFEFKGEHKLAANFSFLKQDASLSSAWPSLHRNSLFMEQMQLSDSWLKEAGAPGQRDPAPPSGQHHLPVSAAITGPAAEVQQRELKDWDRRKGASLLLRPKTLSLFAGGKESSTLQSLGGWKSPGPVKSQPMSSVSSTFKSLSLFDTTGTCSALDSKPPESSAPLRRSNSFSIPKSKASDMPRDPSRAASEAYGVSEEISMDPVQWAYLKEIHGSTIDGLCREGGVLLAERSDKGGTVLTLAAEDRTKLLQARWKMEALCQMVCPALVCQSLSYSELDVEGPNDEALNELCSLLKGCSAQVRVSKDRYKLHLTCPKEALLRVNEAFQRFSARRRSALKLSSPSPGLEGSPAEEYPSPTQQVKTQDPGLAAEYRHSQEGLQQLEVSSTAGLSDLSESAPQLNGADTTRLYGPGWNATKTSSYQQAVGQEDPSYHSDSQDVSGSGLLDASVAGRQSFSPRDPQEPQKGERSAGEPETARIKRVLPDRFQFARDKSRGGPSEAGGSPRPPSADGAPQSLPIWLSSSGTALPARAAAGRGPKPGQGDPVSQEGHLLPAGDGDSQETGISELELRGPSPGQEAHEHKLGKCDACQSSCTTTCRAQCGHALCRTCFAAEDTHPACCNSPKGTRAIKGTFKVVTLSQSLPGYFRDPTLKIVYEIPDGVQEAGDPRPGRPYRGGRFQAFLPDNREGKKTSQLLQKAFELGLTFQIQSCDGEERVTWHLIPHKTSFDKGKARNGYPDSQYLREVRALLRNLGIE